In one Sulfurospirillum tamanense genomic region, the following are encoded:
- a CDS encoding methyl-accepting chemotaxis protein, with protein MKLQQKIIVSIVGGIIAGFGVFLAINHTMMKQATTVEVHETLREKVGALSHIIDDWLVGKKDISVALGKSILALEEKTPKRVREHLAQAKDAAGVAVSIAYFKGEEAVHVMPQVKISAQTMEQELVYKITKANGFKPTYSPPHDNPVRPGMAIITVSAPIENENIAFLVVPLANIEKKVLESKFEGGFASISDASRKNVFHPVEEFKGKKLSEVRKELRWVEDEIYSKKSGIVTFSVDGSEKILAFDTVEATGWKVLVNINQDVAFANLNAQTNQLLWVSLTFLVLGILALYALLRWQFKPLQALRSMIQDLASGEGDLTQRLHVKSKDELGDIATSINQFITQIQNLLIRAKESSSENTAISQELSSTSLSVGKRSEDEVSLVSEGVNAGQAVLGGMKTSVETMQYNSSQLGTVNDNFQQIQSQMDKLNAKLQESSHKELELASRLQKTSQSTEEIKSVLTVIADIADQTNLLALNAAIEAARAGDHGRGFAVVADEVRKLAERTQKSLGEINTTINIVVQSIADASGQMDANSKEILSLSEISASLEGVVSENAVILRQNIQSNHHNVQEALHVNTSVGMMIAKIQEIETIASANARSIEEVAQASEHLASMAAKLDSELSQFKVH; from the coding sequence ATGAAGTTGCAGCAAAAGATTATTGTTTCCATTGTGGGTGGTATCATTGCGGGATTTGGTGTGTTTTTGGCGATTAATCACACCATGATGAAGCAGGCTACAACGGTCGAAGTTCATGAAACCCTTAGGGAAAAAGTAGGCGCGCTTAGCCATATTATTGATGATTGGTTGGTGGGTAAAAAAGATATTTCTGTGGCACTTGGCAAAAGCATTCTTGCCCTAGAGGAAAAGACACCCAAACGTGTTCGAGAACATTTAGCGCAAGCCAAAGACGCAGCAGGTGTTGCGGTGAGTATCGCTTATTTTAAAGGCGAAGAGGCGGTACATGTGATGCCTCAGGTTAAAATCAGTGCCCAAACAATGGAGCAAGAACTTGTCTACAAAATCACCAAAGCCAACGGTTTTAAACCCACGTATTCGCCACCACACGATAACCCTGTGCGCCCTGGCATGGCTATTATCACGGTTTCAGCTCCTATTGAAAATGAAAATATTGCATTCTTGGTAGTCCCTTTGGCCAATATTGAGAAAAAAGTGCTCGAGTCAAAATTTGAGGGCGGCTTTGCTTCTATTTCAGATGCGAGTCGCAAAAATGTTTTTCATCCCGTCGAAGAGTTTAAGGGTAAAAAACTGAGTGAAGTCAGAAAAGAGTTACGGTGGGTTGAAGATGAAATCTACAGTAAAAAATCGGGAATTGTGACTTTTAGTGTTGATGGAAGTGAAAAGATTTTAGCCTTTGATACTGTGGAAGCAACAGGGTGGAAAGTGTTGGTGAATATTAATCAAGATGTTGCGTTTGCAAACCTAAACGCACAAACGAATCAACTCTTATGGGTCAGTTTAACCTTTCTTGTGCTTGGCATTTTGGCCTTGTACGCCTTGTTGAGGTGGCAGTTTAAACCCTTGCAAGCCTTGCGTTCCATGATTCAAGACCTTGCTTCTGGTGAAGGAGATTTAACCCAACGTTTACATGTAAAGAGCAAAGATGAGCTAGGCGACATTGCGACTTCGATTAACCAATTCATCACACAGATTCAAAATTTGCTCATTCGTGCCAAAGAGAGCAGTTCTGAAAATACGGCCATTTCCCAAGAACTCTCCTCTACCTCCTTGTCGGTTGGAAAGCGTTCTGAGGATGAAGTTTCGTTGGTGTCTGAGGGCGTTAATGCAGGTCAAGCGGTGCTTGGTGGGATGAAAACTTCCGTTGAAACCATGCAATATAATAGCTCGCAACTTGGCACGGTGAATGATAATTTTCAACAAATTCAATCTCAAATGGACAAGCTTAATGCAAAACTCCAAGAGAGTTCCCATAAAGAGTTAGAGCTTGCTTCGCGCCTTCAAAAAACAAGCCAAAGCACTGAGGAAATCAAAAGTGTTTTAACAGTCATTGCCGACATTGCTGACCAAACAAATTTACTCGCCCTCAACGCCGCCATCGAAGCTGCGCGCGCAGGGGACCACGGGCGCGGGTTTGCAGTGGTCGCTGATGAGGTGCGAAAATTGGCGGAACGTACCCAAAAAAGCCTCGGAGAGATAAACACGACCATCAACATCGTCGTCCAATCCATTGCCGATGCTTCTGGACAAATGGATGCTAACTCTAAAGAGATTCTGTCTCTTTCTGAAATCTCTGCAAGCCTAGAGGGTGTCGTGAGCGAAAATGCAGTGATTTTGCGCCAAAACATTCAAAGTAACCACCACAACGTCCAAGAGGCTTTACATGTAAACACGTCTGTGGGGATGATGATAGCCAAAATTCAAGAGATAGAAACCATTGCCAGTGCCAATGCAAGAAGCATTGAAGAAGTGGCTCAAGCGAGCGAGCATTTGGCTTCCATGGCGGCAAAACTTGACAGTGAGTTGAGCCAATTTAAAGTCCACTAA
- the ribA gene encoding GTP cyclohydrolase II — MKSTHSHVANLPSRFGTFQIQAFKEGDKEHLAIFKEPFGEIPLVRIHSECLTGDALGSLKCDCKDQLEYALGVIGKRGGMVIYLRQEGRNIGLFNKVNAYALQDQGFDTIEANHQLGFLNDERTYEMAEIILGHFGIDKIKLLTNNPKKINTLKGITIVERWPIIMPSNNHNTHYLTTKKEKMGHML, encoded by the coding sequence ATGAAATCAACCCATTCCCACGTTGCCAACCTCCCTTCGCGTTTTGGGACGTTTCAGATTCAAGCGTTCAAAGAGGGTGACAAAGAGCATTTGGCGATTTTCAAAGAGCCTTTTGGAGAAATTCCTTTGGTGCGCATTCACAGCGAATGCCTCACGGGAGATGCACTAGGGTCTCTTAAGTGCGACTGCAAAGACCAACTCGAATACGCCCTTGGTGTCATTGGAAAGCGCGGTGGCATGGTCATTTACTTGCGCCAAGAAGGGCGCAACATTGGCCTTTTTAATAAAGTCAACGCCTACGCACTCCAAGACCAAGGGTTTGACACCATCGAGGCTAACCACCAACTTGGCTTTTTAAATGATGAACGCACTTATGAAATGGCAGAAATCATTTTGGGCCATTTTGGCATCGATAAAATCAAACTTTTAACCAATAATCCCAAGAAAATAAACACCCTCAAAGGTATTACTATTGTGGAGCGGTGGCCCATTATCATGCCCTCCAATAACCACAACACACACTACCTTACTACCAAAAAAGAAAAAATGGGGCACATGCTCTAA
- a CDS encoding response regulator transcription factor, which produces MNIFLQEPDTTLWRAIIDRMNGYRQKLEFKCVETEEQILRETFALDTYALFILNLKEPTNPYMMNFIHSNGGKVPILLILEKDYDPDTLKTLYYLGYDDFIVKDFYMQEIAWKIYKLCNIWNDERFFLSPSVYFDCKKWMFYYHDEVVSLGKKEATLLKYLFVKSPNIISCDEIVSLVYHDEIVSPESIRALVKQLRAKLPIDLIRTVRGEGYQITHLSTFKANP; this is translated from the coding sequence ATGAATATTTTTCTTCAAGAGCCTGATACTACTCTTTGGCGGGCGATTATTGACCGGATGAACGGGTACCGCCAAAAATTAGAATTTAAGTGTGTAGAAACCGAAGAGCAAATTTTGCGAGAAACTTTTGCACTAGACACTTATGCCTTGTTTATTTTAAATCTCAAAGAGCCTACTAATCCCTATATGATGAATTTCATTCACTCAAATGGGGGAAAAGTGCCTATTTTGCTCATTTTAGAAAAGGATTATGATCCTGATACATTAAAAACGCTCTATTATTTGGGCTATGACGATTTTATTGTCAAAGATTTTTACATGCAAGAAATTGCATGGAAGATTTATAAACTTTGTAACATCTGGAATGATGAGCGCTTTTTTCTCTCCCCGAGTGTCTATTTTGATTGCAAAAAATGGATGTTTTATTATCATGATGAAGTTGTTTCTCTTGGCAAGAAAGAGGCAACACTGCTCAAATACCTTTTTGTGAAGTCGCCAAACATCATCTCATGCGATGAAATAGTTTCACTTGTTTACCACGATGAAATTGTAAGCCCTGAGAGCATCCGAGCGTTAGTGAAACAACTTCGAGCAAAGCTCCCCATCGATCTTATCAGAACGGTGCGAGGCGAAGGGTATCAAATCACCCATCTTTCTACATTTAAGGCAAACCCATGA